From a region of the Rhipicephalus microplus isolate Deutch F79 chromosome X, USDA_Rmic, whole genome shotgun sequence genome:
- the Atx-1 gene encoding ataxin 1 isoform X6 has product MELLSFFSRPCAAARASMLSLRQPDYLSPLCGGGGSDRKVRSASEGGPDWASMSGAPPVEAPPADPWFRPPDYPSFYPRIPFPLAAYGAPPPASLLASRRPYPQPEPPPLPPPPPTFQTRRRSPPSPPYRLPSGKEGSLKHRILQPPASINIVDPPASLLAGAPLSAPPVRSRAPQGPQLAVAASSTSASSSSSSSSAQVPGALHYPAYFVKGSIIQLGSGLLKKVEDLRTEDFVSSANLSRDLRIDSSRVLRVAEAPSKGDGVALLSFSVGQNQVQVTVEAPVEHPFFVFNRGWSSCNPERSLQRYQLQCHRLSVGDVCISLTHRARRAGLPPRPPPAAPGADPMNPLSIREPAARKRRWSAPDQVAPVSERTT; this is encoded by the exons GGCCGTGCGCGGCGGCCAGAGCCTCGATGCTGTCGCTGCGGCAGCCCGATTACCTGTCCCCGCTGTGCGGCGGTGGCGGCTCGGACCGCAAGGTGCGCAGTGCCTCGGAGGGGGGCCCCGACTGGGCGTCCATGAGCGGCGCACCGCCCGTTGAAGCGCCCCCGGCCGACCCCTGGTTCCGGCCGCCCGACTACCCGTCCTTTTATCCACGCATCCCCTTCCCGCTGGCAGCGTATGGGGCACCACCGCCGGCCTCTCTGCTGGCCAGCCGGCGACCCTATCCGCAGCCAGAGCCACCAccgctgccaccgccgccgccgacgttccAGACCCGGCGCCGGTCGCCGCCAAGCCCGCCGTACCGACTACCCAGTGGCAAGGAGGGCAGCCTCAAGCATCGCATTCTTCAGCCGCCGGCCAGTATCAACATCGTTGACCCCCCGGCCTCGCTGCTTGCTGGCGCGCCACTGTCGGCGCCGCCTGTGCGCAGCCGAGCTCCCCAGGGTCCCCAGCTGGCTGTTGCAGCAAGCAGCACCAgtgccagcagcagcagcagcagcagcagtgcccAAGTACCCGGTGCTCTACACTACCCCGCCTATTTTGTCAAAGGCTCCATCATCCAGCTGGGTAGTGGTCTGCTCAAGAAAGTTGAAGACTTGCGTACCGAGGATTTCGTGAGTAGTGCCAACCTGAGCCGAGACCTACGTATCGATTCGAGCCGGGTGTTGCGTGTTGCTGAGGCACCCTCGAAGGGTGATGGTGTTGCCCTGCTGAGCTTCTCAGTCGGCCAGAACCAGGTCCAG GTGACAGTGGAGGCACCGGTAGAGCACCCTTTCTTTGTCTTCAACCGTGGTTGGTCTTCCTGCAATCCTGAGCGCTCTCTCCAGCGCTACCAGCTCCAGTGCCACAGGCTGAGTGTTGGCGATGTCTGCATCTCGCTCACACATCGTGCTCGCCGAGCAGGACTGCCCCCACGACCGCCCCCTGCAGCCCCTGGGGCGGACCCGATGAACCCACTGAGCATCCGTGAGCCAGCAGCCCGTAAGCGCCGCTGGTCTGCCCCAGACCAAGTGGCTCCTGTGTCGGAGAGGACCACGTGA
- the Atx-1 gene encoding ataxin 1 isoform X3 has product MNGSSVVHSQPSPLATMLGTGDPSPLSQRHLGRWKRNGNAGPCAAARASMLSLRQPDYLSPLCGGGGSDRKVRSASEGGPDWASMSGAPPVEAPPADPWFRPPDYPSFYPRIPFPLAAYGAPPPASLLASRRPYPQPEPPPLPPPPPTFQTRRRSPPSPPYRLPSGKEGSLKHRILQPPASINIVDPPASLLAGAPLSAPPVRSRAPQGPQLAVAASSTSASSSSSSSSAQVPGALHYPAYFVKGSIIQLGSGLLKKVEDLRTEDFVSSANLSRDLRIDSSRVLRVAEAPSKGDGVALLSFSVGQNQVQVTVEAPVEHPFFVFNRGWSSCNPERSLQRYQLQCHRLSVGDVCISLTHRARRAGLPPRPPPAAPGADPMNPLSIREPAARKRRWSAPDQVAPVSERTT; this is encoded by the exons GGCCGTGCGCGGCGGCCAGAGCCTCGATGCTGTCGCTGCGGCAGCCCGATTACCTGTCCCCGCTGTGCGGCGGTGGCGGCTCGGACCGCAAGGTGCGCAGTGCCTCGGAGGGGGGCCCCGACTGGGCGTCCATGAGCGGCGCACCGCCCGTTGAAGCGCCCCCGGCCGACCCCTGGTTCCGGCCGCCCGACTACCCGTCCTTTTATCCACGCATCCCCTTCCCGCTGGCAGCGTATGGGGCACCACCGCCGGCCTCTCTGCTGGCCAGCCGGCGACCCTATCCGCAGCCAGAGCCACCAccgctgccaccgccgccgccgacgttccAGACCCGGCGCCGGTCGCCGCCAAGCCCGCCGTACCGACTACCCAGTGGCAAGGAGGGCAGCCTCAAGCATCGCATTCTTCAGCCGCCGGCCAGTATCAACATCGTTGACCCCCCGGCCTCGCTGCTTGCTGGCGCGCCACTGTCGGCGCCGCCTGTGCGCAGCCGAGCTCCCCAGGGTCCCCAGCTGGCTGTTGCAGCAAGCAGCACCAgtgccagcagcagcagcagcagcagcagtgcccAAGTACCCGGTGCTCTACACTACCCCGCCTATTTTGTCAAAGGCTCCATCATCCAGCTGGGTAGTGGTCTGCTCAAGAAAGTTGAAGACTTGCGTACCGAGGATTTCGTGAGTAGTGCCAACCTGAGCCGAGACCTACGTATCGATTCGAGCCGGGTGTTGCGTGTTGCTGAGGCACCCTCGAAGGGTGATGGTGTTGCCCTGCTGAGCTTCTCAGTCGGCCAGAACCAGGTCCAG GTGACAGTGGAGGCACCGGTAGAGCACCCTTTCTTTGTCTTCAACCGTGGTTGGTCTTCCTGCAATCCTGAGCGCTCTCTCCAGCGCTACCAGCTCCAGTGCCACAGGCTGAGTGTTGGCGATGTCTGCATCTCGCTCACACATCGTGCTCGCCGAGCAGGACTGCCCCCACGACCGCCCCCTGCAGCCCCTGGGGCGGACCCGATGAACCCACTGAGCATCCGTGAGCCAGCAGCCCGTAAGCGCCGCTGGTCTGCCCCAGACCAAGTGGCTCCTGTGTCGGAGAGGACCACGTGA
- the Atx-1 gene encoding ataxin 1 isoform X5 — MSVDLVRALPNGPCAAARASMLSLRQPDYLSPLCGGGGSDRKVRSASEGGPDWASMSGAPPVEAPPADPWFRPPDYPSFYPRIPFPLAAYGAPPPASLLASRRPYPQPEPPPLPPPPPTFQTRRRSPPSPPYRLPSGKEGSLKHRILQPPASINIVDPPASLLAGAPLSAPPVRSRAPQGPQLAVAASSTSASSSSSSSSAQVPGALHYPAYFVKGSIIQLGSGLLKKVEDLRTEDFVSSANLSRDLRIDSSRVLRVAEAPSKGDGVALLSFSVGQNQVQVTVEAPVEHPFFVFNRGWSSCNPERSLQRYQLQCHRLSVGDVCISLTHRARRAGLPPRPPPAAPGADPMNPLSIREPAARKRRWSAPDQVAPVSERTT; from the exons GGCCGTGCGCGGCGGCCAGAGCCTCGATGCTGTCGCTGCGGCAGCCCGATTACCTGTCCCCGCTGTGCGGCGGTGGCGGCTCGGACCGCAAGGTGCGCAGTGCCTCGGAGGGGGGCCCCGACTGGGCGTCCATGAGCGGCGCACCGCCCGTTGAAGCGCCCCCGGCCGACCCCTGGTTCCGGCCGCCCGACTACCCGTCCTTTTATCCACGCATCCCCTTCCCGCTGGCAGCGTATGGGGCACCACCGCCGGCCTCTCTGCTGGCCAGCCGGCGACCCTATCCGCAGCCAGAGCCACCAccgctgccaccgccgccgccgacgttccAGACCCGGCGCCGGTCGCCGCCAAGCCCGCCGTACCGACTACCCAGTGGCAAGGAGGGCAGCCTCAAGCATCGCATTCTTCAGCCGCCGGCCAGTATCAACATCGTTGACCCCCCGGCCTCGCTGCTTGCTGGCGCGCCACTGTCGGCGCCGCCTGTGCGCAGCCGAGCTCCCCAGGGTCCCCAGCTGGCTGTTGCAGCAAGCAGCACCAgtgccagcagcagcagcagcagcagcagtgcccAAGTACCCGGTGCTCTACACTACCCCGCCTATTTTGTCAAAGGCTCCATCATCCAGCTGGGTAGTGGTCTGCTCAAGAAAGTTGAAGACTTGCGTACCGAGGATTTCGTGAGTAGTGCCAACCTGAGCCGAGACCTACGTATCGATTCGAGCCGGGTGTTGCGTGTTGCTGAGGCACCCTCGAAGGGTGATGGTGTTGCCCTGCTGAGCTTCTCAGTCGGCCAGAACCAGGTCCAG GTGACAGTGGAGGCACCGGTAGAGCACCCTTTCTTTGTCTTCAACCGTGGTTGGTCTTCCTGCAATCCTGAGCGCTCTCTCCAGCGCTACCAGCTCCAGTGCCACAGGCTGAGTGTTGGCGATGTCTGCATCTCGCTCACACATCGTGCTCGCCGAGCAGGACTGCCCCCACGACCGCCCCCTGCAGCCCCTGGGGCGGACCCGATGAACCCACTGAGCATCCGTGAGCCAGCAGCCCGTAAGCGCCGCTGGTCTGCCCCAGACCAAGTGGCTCCTGTGTCGGAGAGGACCACGTGA
- the Atx-1 gene encoding ataxin 1 isoform X4: protein MSVDLVRALPNGEPGPCAAARASMLSLRQPDYLSPLCGGGGSDRKVRSASEGGPDWASMSGAPPVEAPPADPWFRPPDYPSFYPRIPFPLAAYGAPPPASLLASRRPYPQPEPPPLPPPPPTFQTRRRSPPSPPYRLPSGKEGSLKHRILQPPASINIVDPPASLLAGAPLSAPPVRSRAPQGPQLAVAASSTSASSSSSSSSAQVPGALHYPAYFVKGSIIQLGSGLLKKVEDLRTEDFVSSANLSRDLRIDSSRVLRVAEAPSKGDGVALLSFSVGQNQVQVTVEAPVEHPFFVFNRGWSSCNPERSLQRYQLQCHRLSVGDVCISLTHRARRAGLPPRPPPAAPGADPMNPLSIREPAARKRRWSAPDQVAPVSERTT, encoded by the exons GGCCGTGCGCGGCGGCCAGAGCCTCGATGCTGTCGCTGCGGCAGCCCGATTACCTGTCCCCGCTGTGCGGCGGTGGCGGCTCGGACCGCAAGGTGCGCAGTGCCTCGGAGGGGGGCCCCGACTGGGCGTCCATGAGCGGCGCACCGCCCGTTGAAGCGCCCCCGGCCGACCCCTGGTTCCGGCCGCCCGACTACCCGTCCTTTTATCCACGCATCCCCTTCCCGCTGGCAGCGTATGGGGCACCACCGCCGGCCTCTCTGCTGGCCAGCCGGCGACCCTATCCGCAGCCAGAGCCACCAccgctgccaccgccgccgccgacgttccAGACCCGGCGCCGGTCGCCGCCAAGCCCGCCGTACCGACTACCCAGTGGCAAGGAGGGCAGCCTCAAGCATCGCATTCTTCAGCCGCCGGCCAGTATCAACATCGTTGACCCCCCGGCCTCGCTGCTTGCTGGCGCGCCACTGTCGGCGCCGCCTGTGCGCAGCCGAGCTCCCCAGGGTCCCCAGCTGGCTGTTGCAGCAAGCAGCACCAgtgccagcagcagcagcagcagcagcagtgcccAAGTACCCGGTGCTCTACACTACCCCGCCTATTTTGTCAAAGGCTCCATCATCCAGCTGGGTAGTGGTCTGCTCAAGAAAGTTGAAGACTTGCGTACCGAGGATTTCGTGAGTAGTGCCAACCTGAGCCGAGACCTACGTATCGATTCGAGCCGGGTGTTGCGTGTTGCTGAGGCACCCTCGAAGGGTGATGGTGTTGCCCTGCTGAGCTTCTCAGTCGGCCAGAACCAGGTCCAG GTGACAGTGGAGGCACCGGTAGAGCACCCTTTCTTTGTCTTCAACCGTGGTTGGTCTTCCTGCAATCCTGAGCGCTCTCTCCAGCGCTACCAGCTCCAGTGCCACAGGCTGAGTGTTGGCGATGTCTGCATCTCGCTCACACATCGTGCTCGCCGAGCAGGACTGCCCCCACGACCGCCCCCTGCAGCCCCTGGGGCGGACCCGATGAACCCACTGAGCATCCGTGAGCCAGCAGCCCGTAAGCGCCGCTGGTCTGCCCCAGACCAAGTGGCTCCTGTGTCGGAGAGGACCACGTGA
- the Atx-1 gene encoding ataxin 1 isoform X7 — MLSLRQPDYLSPLCGGGGSDRKVRSASEGGPDWASMSGAPPVEAPPADPWFRPPDYPSFYPRIPFPLAAYGAPPPASLLASRRPYPQPEPPPLPPPPPTFQTRRRSPPSPPYRLPSGKEGSLKHRILQPPASINIVDPPASLLAGAPLSAPPVRSRAPQGPQLAVAASSTSASSSSSSSSAQVPGALHYPAYFVKGSIIQLGSGLLKKVEDLRTEDFVSSANLSRDLRIDSSRVLRVAEAPSKGDGVALLSFSVGQNQVQVTVEAPVEHPFFVFNRGWSSCNPERSLQRYQLQCHRLSVGDVCISLTHRARRAGLPPRPPPAAPGADPMNPLSIREPAARKRRWSAPDQVAPVSERTT; from the exons ATGCTGTCGCTGCGGCAGCCCGATTACCTGTCCCCGCTGTGCGGCGGTGGCGGCTCGGACCGCAAGGTGCGCAGTGCCTCGGAGGGGGGCCCCGACTGGGCGTCCATGAGCGGCGCACCGCCCGTTGAAGCGCCCCCGGCCGACCCCTGGTTCCGGCCGCCCGACTACCCGTCCTTTTATCCACGCATCCCCTTCCCGCTGGCAGCGTATGGGGCACCACCGCCGGCCTCTCTGCTGGCCAGCCGGCGACCCTATCCGCAGCCAGAGCCACCAccgctgccaccgccgccgccgacgttccAGACCCGGCGCCGGTCGCCGCCAAGCCCGCCGTACCGACTACCCAGTGGCAAGGAGGGCAGCCTCAAGCATCGCATTCTTCAGCCGCCGGCCAGTATCAACATCGTTGACCCCCCGGCCTCGCTGCTTGCTGGCGCGCCACTGTCGGCGCCGCCTGTGCGCAGCCGAGCTCCCCAGGGTCCCCAGCTGGCTGTTGCAGCAAGCAGCACCAgtgccagcagcagcagcagcagcagcagtgcccAAGTACCCGGTGCTCTACACTACCCCGCCTATTTTGTCAAAGGCTCCATCATCCAGCTGGGTAGTGGTCTGCTCAAGAAAGTTGAAGACTTGCGTACCGAGGATTTCGTGAGTAGTGCCAACCTGAGCCGAGACCTACGTATCGATTCGAGCCGGGTGTTGCGTGTTGCTGAGGCACCCTCGAAGGGTGATGGTGTTGCCCTGCTGAGCTTCTCAGTCGGCCAGAACCAGGTCCAG GTGACAGTGGAGGCACCGGTAGAGCACCCTTTCTTTGTCTTCAACCGTGGTTGGTCTTCCTGCAATCCTGAGCGCTCTCTCCAGCGCTACCAGCTCCAGTGCCACAGGCTGAGTGTTGGCGATGTCTGCATCTCGCTCACACATCGTGCTCGCCGAGCAGGACTGCCCCCACGACCGCCCCCTGCAGCCCCTGGGGCGGACCCGATGAACCCACTGAGCATCCGTGAGCCAGCAGCCCGTAAGCGCCGCTGGTCTGCCCCAGACCAAGTGGCTCCTGTGTCGGAGAGGACCACGTGA